The Macellibacteroides fermentans genome includes the window GGTACCTTCCGTTATGCGTACTACGGTAGAGGCATCGGGTGTTTCATCCAGGTGTATTTGTACGAACAAGGTTGTGCTGTTTTCGCCGTCCCAATAAAAGGAGATGTACTTGTCCGGGATTACGGTGCCAACTCGAATGGGTGCTTCGAAATCGAATTCGGGAAAGCACCAGGTTACCGTTACGCCCGTTTCCATACGTGCCGAACCTTTTGATATGAAGTAGTTCGACATCTGGTCGGGGTCCGCAATGGCTTCAAAAACATCGTGCGCCGGCCTTCCTATTTGAAGTGCCGCCTTTACTTCCAGCAGATTATTAGTATCCATAGGGGTTGTATTTATTTATACTTCAATAAATCCTGATTCACAAATATAACCATATATTCGGATTCACAAAATAGCTACCCTCTCCCTTGATGAATAAGGTGTTTCTTTGTTTGGCGAAATATTGTATCTTTGTGTGATTTCTATTTATGTTTAATTATTTAAGACCAATGGTTGGTTGAGGCCAGCTGTATTAAATTATGATTTGTATGAAAAAACGTGTATTGTGGTTGTTGTGTTTAATAGTCTCATTTGTGAGTGCCGGGGCGCAGACGGCGGATACTTTTACCAATCCGGTGATTAAGGGTGACTTGGCTGATCCGTCGGTTATAAGGGTGGGGGATACCTATTATCTGACTGCCACCTCGTCTGAATGGGCTCCATTTTATCCTGTGTATAAGTCGGCCGACCTGGTTAACTGGTCGCAGGTGGGCCATGTGTTCGATACCTTGCCGGACTGGCTGGTCTCTTCATTCTGGGCGCCCGAATTGTATTTCCATAAAAACAAATATTACGCTTACTATACGGCCCGCCGCAAATCGGACGGTGTTTCGCTGATTGGTGTGGCCACCAGCAAGGATCCTGCCAAAGGCTTCGAGGATAAGGGGGTGCTGATAGAGCATGGCAAGGAGGCTATCGATGCTTTTGTGTTTGAAGATGAAGGGGTGTTGTATATCTCGTGGAAGGCGTACGGCTTGGATAACCGCCCTATTGAGTTGCTGTGCAGCCGGCTATCGGACGACGGATTGAAGCTGGAGGGCGAGCCTTTTCTGCTTCTGCGCGACGACGATCGGATCGGTATGGAGGGGCAATGTATGTTTAAAAAGGATGGCTATTATTATATCTTGTATGCGGTTAAGGGGTGCTGCGGACCAAACAGCGATTATGCGGTGTAT containing:
- a CDS encoding SRPBCC domain-containing protein; translation: MDTNNLLEVKAALQIGRPAHDVFEAIADPDQMSNYFISKGSARMETGVTVTWCFPEFDFEAPIRVGTVIPDKYISFYWDGENSTTLFVQIHLDETPDASTVVRITEGTMENNEAGLQWLVGNTEGWANFLACLKAWLEYGINLRKGAFDFMKQA